AAAGAGCTGGAAATGGAGGTACGGATTCTGCAGGATACGCTGGAGAGGCTTATCAGGAAATAAAGACAAGCTCTTCGGATTACTCATTGCCGTCTGCCTTTAGCTCACGGCAAGGAAAATATTGCCGTTTCTCTCCCCCTTAAAAGATGTTCCCCAAATCCGCCTTTTCCCCTGCCGGTCAAAGCTAAATGGAAATAATGGTGTAAATTTGCGGTTCAAATTTTGGTAAACTCATCATGACCGATAATAAATCCATTTTTATAAAAGGTGCCCGCGTCAATAACCTCAAGAATATCGACGTGGAAATCCCCCGCAACAAGCTGGTGGTGATTACCGGACTCTCGGGTTCTGGTAAATCGTCGCTCGCCTTCGATACCCTTTACGCCGAAGGACAACGCCGCTACGTGGAGAGTCTCTCCTCCTACGCGCGTCAGTTCCTGGGTCGCATGAGCAAGCCCGAATGTGACTACATCAAAGGCATCCCTCCAGCGATTGCCATCGAGCAAAAGGTGAATACCCGAAATCCGCGCTCTACGGTGGGTACTTCTACCGAGATTTACGATTACCTGCGGCTGCTTTTTGCCCGCATCGGCAAGACCTATTCGCCTGTCACCGGTGAAATCGTCAAAAAACATTCGGCAGAAGATGTAGTGGAGAAAATGCTTTCCTATCCCGAAGGAACCCGTCTGGCTGTCTTCTGTGAAATTCACGTTCCCGAAGATCGCGAGATGGTACAGCACCTGGATGTGCTGATGAAGCAGGGATTCAACCGTCTGGAGCTCAATGGCAGCTTCCTCCGCATAGAGGATGCGCTGAAAGATCCGGAGGCTCTCCGGTCCGAAGGCCTGTTGCTGCTGATCGACCGACTCTCAGCATCATCAGACAAAGATACCATCAGCCGCCTGACTGATTCGGTGGAGACTGCCTTCTTTGAAGGACACGGCAGCTGCCTGGTGAAGTTTTACGGGGAAAATGGCGAAGAGCAGATACAATTCTCCAAACGCTTCGAGGCCGACGGTGTCACTTTCGAAGAACCCAACGATATGATGTTTAGCTTCAACAGTCCGGCAGGTGCCTGTCCGCGCTGTGAAGGGTTTGGCAAAGTAATTGGTATCGACGAAGACCTCGTGATACCCAACAAAGCCCTGTCTGTATATGAAGATGCCGTGGTGTGCTGGAAGGGTGAAAAGATGAGCGAATGGAAAAACGAACTGATCTTTCACGCCAATGCATTCAACTTCCCGATCCACCGCCCTTATTACCAGCTTTCGGATTCGGAAAAAGAGTTGCTGTGGAACGGCAACAATTACTTTGGTGGCATTCACAGCTTCTTCAAAATGCTGGAAGAAAACCAGTACAAGATCCAATACCGCGTGATGCTCGCTCGCTACCGCGGTAAAACCACCTGCCCCGACTGCAAAGGCAGCCGCCTGAAACCTCAGGCGATGTATGTCAAAATCGGAGGGAAAACGATTACCGATCTGGTGCAACTGCCCATCTCTGAACTGAAACTGTTTTTCGACCAACTGCAACTGGACGAGCACGACCAGATCGTTGCCAAACGACTGCTTACGGAGATCAATAACCGCATCCAGTTCCTATTGGATGTCGGACTGAGCTACCTCACGCTCAATCGCCTTTCGGCCACACTGTCCGGTGGTGAAAGCCAGCGTATCAACCTGGCAACTTCTCTCGGCAGCGGACTGGTCGGATCACTTTATATCCTCGACGAGCCAAGTATCGGCCTGCATTCCCGCGACACCGATCTACTCATCATTGTATTGCGGAAACTGCAAAAACTGGGAAATACCGTTGTCGTGGTGGAGCACGACGAAGAAATCATCCGTGCCGCCGATTACATCATCGACATCGGCCCCGATGCGGGACGTTTGGGTGGTGAAGTCGTTTATCAGGGCGATGTCAACGATCTGCAAAAGGCCTCCAACAGCTACACCGTACGCTACCTGACCGGCGAGGATCAAATAGAAGTACCCAAATACCGCCGCAAGTGGAATAACTTTATCCAACTGAAAGGCGTTGCCCAAAATAACCTGAAAGGGATTGACGTAAAATTCCCGCTCAATGTCATGACGCTCGTTACCGGGGTGAGCGGTTCGGGTAAATCATCGCTGATCCGTGATGTATTCTCCAAAGCGGTGCAAAATTACTTTGAGCCGAGCGGTGAAAAGAGCGGCATCTTCGCCGAGATGTCGGGCGACCTGCATTTACTCAAGGGAATAGAATTCGTGGATCAAAATCCGATCGGTAAATCCTCCCGTTCCAATCCCGCCACCTATCTGAAGGCTTACGACGAAATCCGGAAGCTTTACGCCGAACAACCTTTGGCCAAACAGATGGGTTATACACCGGCGCACTTCTCCTTCAATGTGGAAGGTGGCCGATGCGAGGAGTGTAAAGGCGATGGAACAATTACCGTGGAGATGCAGTTTATGGCCGACCTCACGTTGGAATGTGATGCCTGTCACGGCAAACGTTTCAAGCAGGACACGCTCGACGTGGAGTACCGCAACAAAAACATCTTTGACATTCTCGAACTGACCGTTGCCGAAGCGGTAGAATTCTTCAGCCAGGGAACCAGTTCTACTGAAAAGAAGATCGTCAAACGCCTGCAACCGTTATTGGATGTCGGCCTCAGCTATGTAAAGATGGGGCAATCCTCTTCTACCCTTTCGGGTGGGGAAAACCAACGGGTGAAGCTGGCCCTCTTCCTGAGCGGGGAGAAAAGTGACCCGACACTGTTTGTCTTTGACGAACCAACCACCGGGCTTCACTTCCACGACATCAAGACGCTGCTCAAAGCCTTCAATGCCCTGATCGAAAAAGGTCATACGGTGATCATCATCGAGCACAACATGGACGTGATCAAATGTGCCGATCACATCATTGACCTGGGCCCGGAAGGAGGAGACAAAGGCGGTCACCTCGTTTGCGCCGGTACCCCGGAAGAGTTAGCGGCTTGCAAGGAATCCTATACGGGTTATTATTTGAAGGAAAAACTGAAATAATAACCACCACTAAAACACAAAGGGCACTTAGACTCACAGAGTAGCATGATAAGAATCCTGATCAAAATCATCATAACCGCACTTCTGGTCACAGGCATTTCAGAAGTAGGAAAACGATTCAGCACGGCAGGAGCCATACTGGCTTCCCTGCCGCTGACCTCTCTGCTGGCAATAATATGGATGTATCTCGATACGAAAGACACGGTGGCGATTGGACAGTTTTCGTGGTCCATCTTTTGGATTGTGACACCCTCGCTGGTCTTCTTCATTGCCCTACCCTTATTACTCAAAAGCGGACTGAATTTCTGGCTTTCGCTGGGGCTGACCTGTGTGATTACGGCACTATTCTATTTCCTGTTTATCTATATTATCCGAAAGGTCGGTATTCAGGTATGACACAAAGACATTCAAATACAGATAGCAAAAAAGGCGTGACCGCGGTCACGCCTTTTGTTATATATCGGTGATTTAGAATTAAATCTCTTCAGTATATCTTTCAATTGTCTGATCACGATCAGGTCCAACTGAAACAATGGTGATAGGCACTTCAAGCTCCTCTTCGAGGAAGGCAAGATAGTTATTGAATTCTTCAGGGAATTCGTCTTCACTCTGCATTTTGGTCATATCAGTTTTCCAACCCGGAAGCTCTGAGTAAATCGGCTCAACTTCACCATCCAGGCTGTAAGGGAATACTGAAGTCTCT
The Parabacteroides sp. FAFU027 DNA segment above includes these coding regions:
- the uvrA gene encoding excinuclease ABC subunit UvrA — translated: MTDNKSIFIKGARVNNLKNIDVEIPRNKLVVITGLSGSGKSSLAFDTLYAEGQRRYVESLSSYARQFLGRMSKPECDYIKGIPPAIAIEQKVNTRNPRSTVGTSTEIYDYLRLLFARIGKTYSPVTGEIVKKHSAEDVVEKMLSYPEGTRLAVFCEIHVPEDREMVQHLDVLMKQGFNRLELNGSFLRIEDALKDPEALRSEGLLLLIDRLSASSDKDTISRLTDSVETAFFEGHGSCLVKFYGENGEEQIQFSKRFEADGVTFEEPNDMMFSFNSPAGACPRCEGFGKVIGIDEDLVIPNKALSVYEDAVVCWKGEKMSEWKNELIFHANAFNFPIHRPYYQLSDSEKELLWNGNNYFGGIHSFFKMLEENQYKIQYRVMLARYRGKTTCPDCKGSRLKPQAMYVKIGGKTITDLVQLPISELKLFFDQLQLDEHDQIVAKRLLTEINNRIQFLLDVGLSYLTLNRLSATLSGGESQRINLATSLGSGLVGSLYILDEPSIGLHSRDTDLLIIVLRKLQKLGNTVVVVEHDEEIIRAADYIIDIGPDAGRLGGEVVYQGDVNDLQKASNSYTVRYLTGEDQIEVPKYRRKWNNFIQLKGVAQNNLKGIDVKFPLNVMTLVTGVSGSGKSSLIRDVFSKAVQNYFEPSGEKSGIFAEMSGDLHLLKGIEFVDQNPIGKSSRSNPATYLKAYDEIRKLYAEQPLAKQMGYTPAHFSFNVEGGRCEECKGDGTITVEMQFMADLTLECDACHGKRFKQDTLDVEYRNKNIFDILELTVAEAVEFFSQGTSSTEKKIVKRLQPLLDVGLSYVKMGQSSSTLSGGENQRVKLALFLSGEKSDPTLFVFDEPTTGLHFHDIKTLLKAFNALIEKGHTVIIIEHNMDVIKCADHIIDLGPEGGDKGGHLVCAGTPEELAACKESYTGYYLKEKLK
- a CDS encoding DUF3147 family protein, which translates into the protein MIRILIKIIITALLVTGISEVGKRFSTAGAILASLPLTSLLAIIWMYLDTKDTVAIGQFSWSIFWIVTPSLVFFIALPLLLKSGLNFWLSLGLTCVITALFYFLFIYIIRKVGIQV